One genomic window of Quercus robur chromosome 6, dhQueRobu3.1, whole genome shotgun sequence includes the following:
- the LOC126689979 gene encoding uncharacterized protein LOC126689979, producing MTLTLEEEEVIEILEEGRMKDIEECSQSLIGKFLTCKPFNKKVAQNTLRRAWGLTEELQIVEVGSNLFQFKFKSEFELERVFKGGPWTFDNQALMLRRWEPRMTATNVMFETIAMWIQIWDAPFDMKSPIVAAEIGKRLGEVVEVEKRRSQDT from the coding sequence ATGACGTTGACTCTAGAAGAGGAGGAGGTGATAGAGATTTTGGAAGAGGGTCGAATGAAAGATATAGAGGAATGCTCACAGAGTCTAATTGGAAAGTTCCTTACTTGTAAACCGTTCAATAAGAAGGTGGCGCAGAATACATTGAGGAGAGCCTGGGGTTTGACTGAGGAACTACAAATAGTAGAGGTGGGTTCAAATTTGTTCCAATTCAAGTTTAAATCTGAATTTGAATTGGAGCGAGTGTTTAAGGGGGGACCTTGGACTTTTGATAACCAAGCATTGATGCTTCGACGGTGGGAGCCAAGAATGACAGCGACTAATGTAATGTTTGAGACGATAGCCATGTGGATACAAATATGGGATGCTCCTTTTGATATGAAATCCCCAATAGTTGCGGCGGAGATAGGGAAACGTTTGGGGGAGGTAGTTGAAGTGGAGAAGAGAAGGTCACAAGACACATAG
- the LOC126689978 gene encoding protein DNA-DAMAGE INDUCIBLE 1-like, whose amino-acid sequence MGEEPKTEMEDTNTDTNKSGSCATIDGSSLLKPKLDSIKKLTILLDYLQKGIDENWAAALEHNPEAFARVVMLYVDMEVNGFPLKAFVDNGAQSTIISKSCAERCGYVLFYI is encoded by the exons atgggtGAAG AGCCTAAAACGGAGATGGAAGacacaaacacagacacaaACAAATCTGGGAGTTGTGCCACAATTGATGGGAGTT CTCTTCTAAAACCCAAACTCGATAGTATCAAAAAGTTGACAATACTTCTAGATTATTTGCAGAAAGGAATTGATGAAAATTGGGCCGCTGCCTTGGAACATAACCCTGAAGCTTTTGCAAGGGTG GTTATGTTGTATGTGGACATGGAGGTTAATGGTTTCCCATTAAAG GCATTTGTTGACAATGGAGCCCAATCaacaataatatcaaaaagttgTGCTGAGCGTTGTGGATATGTACTGTTTTATATCTGA